From the genome of Eupeodes corollae unplaced genomic scaffold, idEupCoro1.1 scaffold_508, whole genome shotgun sequence, one region includes:
- the LOC129953537 gene encoding uncharacterized protein LOC129953537: MANALKIKCGNAKGRLTRAAAFVETIDESTTLEMLEIRLNKLETAWSEFSSLHNEILEQSQESQVAIRERVNSNELSLNKSAIDRLVDQQSVFLEKLNNSSSLSPNNSNTTKLPNIVVPPFSGSYKDWPSFRDLFLGSVDTKTNLSPTHKFHYLKSYLRDDAANLIKHISISDVNYAEAWDRLEKRYDRRQLIAQSFIETFLSLPTTNVCNVQTLRKISDGADEVVRGLSALGKSSRDPWLIYLLLNKLDPDSKQAWAEHIGSREDCTIAEFLEFLEERCDALEACQSLNGRSVTTRTKQPTSIRAHLAGPSDSATSSKCAMCKEDHILPQCAKFVALDIDSRRSFVKTNLLCFNCLRAGHSSLKCRSSFRCRVCKSRHHSLVHLEDAYEKSQSASSKSSLQSQPSLLPSTATSTTTTTASNSIISNHSLEFTCRKKTLLPTLLAKIQDIQGNLLNCRVLLDSGSQSTFVVESFAQRLGFHRTHSRIPILGLSATEIGYTKGSISLNLHSRFNTSQLFVDAFIMDKLSSNLPSKSIDVSSWSYIENLELADPNFNCAAPIDVLLGADKLWSILRNGQIRGPDGCPIAQSTSFGWIITGQFFEPEESNYFTSFHSLVDIDSLLHRFWELEEVPPANNTAVVDQAEEHFRQTFSRSPDGKYVVQLPFKTQNPSFEKTLPFAVSRLYAMERRFNQNSSLRELYSKFMREYIDLGHMTQIPREEIAIPNGRCFYLPHHAVLKPDSSSTKLRVVFDGSAKDSTGKSLNSTLLIGPPIQRNLIGVCLRFRQHPFVFTADVVKMFRQIWVDDSHADYQRIVWRESPSKEIEHYRLRTVTYGTASAPFLSVRILKQLAEDYKSDYPNAARVLLEDVYVDDVMTGAKSKKELMELQSELVALLFLAKLQLRKWSSNFIC, translated from the exons ATGGCGAAtgcattaaaaatcaaatgtggTAACGCAAAAGGGCGCTTAACGCGGGCAGCAGCATTTGTGGAAACAATAGATGAATCCACAACTCTAGAAATGCTTGAGATACGTTTGAATAAACTTGAGACCGCGTGGTCAGAATTTTCTTCGCTTCATAACGAGATTCTCGAACAATCTCAAGAAAGTCAAGTcg CAATTCGCGAAAGGGTAAATTCCAATGAACTTTCGTTAAATAAGTCAGCTATAGATCGGTTAGTTGACCAGCAATcggtttttttggaaaaattaaataattcgtCTTCGTTGTCACCGAATAATTCAAATACAACCAAACTTCCAAATATCGTTGTGCCACCGTTTAGCGGAAGCTATAAGGATTGGCCATCCTTTCGAGATTTGTTTCTCGGATCAGTTGACACTAAGACGAATCTTAGTCCAACTCATAAGTTCCACTATTTAAAATCGTATCTACGTGATGATGCCGCTAATCTCATAAAGCACATTAGCATATCCGATGTTAATTATGCTGAAGCATGGGATCGTTTAGAAAAGCGTTATGATCGTAGACAATTAATCGCTCAATCgtttattgaaacttttttgtCGCTTCCTACTACAAATGTTTgcaatgttcaaactttaagaaaaatttctgATGGTGCCGATGAAGTTGTGCGTGGGCTTAGTGCGTTGGGTAAATCGAGTCGCGACCCATGGctcatttatttgttattgaacAAACTGGATCCCGATTCAAAACAAGCTTGGGCAGAACACATCGGTTCTCGTGAAGACTGCACCATAGcagaatttttagaatttttagaagAGCGGTGCGATGCTCTTGAGGCATGCCAATCTCTTAATGGTCGTTCGGTCACAACGCGTACAAAGCAACCAACTAGCATTCGGGCTCATTTAGCTGGGCCCTCAGATTCAGCTACGTCATCAAAATGTGCAATGTGTAAAGAGGATCATATCCTTCCGCAGTGTGCCAAATTCGTCGCGCTAGACATTGACTCTCGTCgaagttttgtaaaaacaaatttactttgttttaattgccTTCGTGCTGGCCATTCGTCGCTTAAATGCCGTTCCTCGTTTCGTTGTCGGGTGTGTAAATCACGCCATCATTCGCTGGTGCATCTCGAAGATGCATATGAAAAATCTCAATCCGCTTCTTCAAAATCTTCGCTTCAATCTCAACCTTCGTTATTACCTTCTACAGCTACatctacaactacaactactgCATCCAATTCGATAATTAGTAACCATTCGCTTGAATTTACTTGtcgaaaaaaaacactattacCAACGCTGTTGGCTAAAATTCAAGATATTCAGGGAAATCTTCTAAACTGTCGTGTGCTTCTAGATTCCGGGTCACAATCTACTTTCGTTGTTGAATCTTTCGCTCAAAGACTCGGGTTTCATAGAACTCATTCAAGAATCCCTATTCTCGGTTTATCGGCTACGGAAATAGGATATACAAAAGGGAGTATATCGTTAAACCTCCATTCTCGTTTCAACACATCTCAATTATTCGTTGATGCATTTATAATGGATAAATTATCTTCGAATTTACCATCTAAGTCGATAGACGTGTCTTCTTGGTCATATATTGAAAATCTCGAACTTGCTGATCCAAATTTTAATTGCGCTGCTCCCATTGATGTTCTTCTTGGAGCTGATAAGCTTTGGAGCATTCTAAGGAATGGACAAATTCGTGGTCCTGATGGGTGCCCAATCGCTCAAAGTACTTCGTTCGGTTGGATCATAACGGGACAGTTCTTTGAACCAGAAGAATCGAATTATTTCACGTCTTTTCATTCGTTAGTCGATATTGATTCGTTACTACACCGATTCTGGGAACTCGAAGAAGTTCCTCCAGCAAATAATACAGCTGTGGTCGACCAGGCGGAAGAACATTTTCGCCAAACATTTTCTCGGTCTCCTGACGGGAAGTATGTCGTTCAACTTCcattcaaaacacaaaatccATCGTTCGAAAAAACTCTACCTTTTGCTGTTTCGCGTCTCTATGCAATGGAACGTCGTTTCAATCAAAATTCCAGTTTGCGAGAATTATATTCTAAGTTCATGCGAGAATATATTGATTTAGGCCATATGACTCAGATTCCTCGTGAAGAAATCGCTATTCCTAATGGCAGATGTTTTTATCTTCCTCATCACGCAGTGTTGAAACCGGACAGCTCGTCCACAAAATTACGTGTCGTGTTTGATGGTTCAGCTAAGGACTCAACGGGAAAGTCTTTAAACAGTACTCTATTGATAGGCCCTCCTATTCAACGCAATTTAATAGGTGTGTGCTTACGTTTCCGTCAACATCCGTTCGTGTTTACTGCAGACGTTGTTAAGATGTTTCGACAAATTTGGGTTGATGATTCACATGCTGACTATCAGCGTATTGTTTGGCGTGAATCTCCTTCGAAAGAAATCGAGCATTATCGTTTACGTACTGTGACGTACGGTACTGCATCCGCTCCATTTTTGTCTGTTCGTATTCTGAAACAACT